A genomic region of Vitis vinifera cultivar Pinot Noir 40024 chromosome 7, ASM3070453v1 contains the following coding sequences:
- the LOC100251529 gene encoding rab GTPase-activating protein 22 isoform X1: MVCCEGLTGILMKNSANGEVDSFYAIRPECQSDVPKIRFKPRAGKTLSARRWHAAFSQDGHLDIEKVLRRIQRGGVHPSIKGVVWEFLLGCFDPNSTFDERNELRQQRRQQYGALKAECQKMAPVIGSGKFITTPIVTVDGRPVQDLSTNDNSQDDNRATSTPSPLDSPLDDGGHVDDAVPDKKVIQWKLMLHQIGLDVVRTDRTLVFYESEANQAKLWDVLAVYAWMDNDIGYCQGMNDICSPMVILIENEADAFWCFERAMRRLRENFRVSTNSIGVQSQLGTLSEIIKAVDPQLHQHLEDLDGGEYLFAFRMLMVLFRREFSFVDALYLWELMWAMEYNPNIFSSYEESSASADKSSTQNTNGKMLKKCGKFERKNVKTGYKNQHSSLAVFLVASVLATKNKRFLKEAKGLDDVVKILGDITGNLDAKKACNEALKLHKKYLSKAKKS; this comes from the exons ATGGTTTGCTGTGAGGGATTGACAGGGATCCTCATGAAGAATTCGGCAAATGGAGAGGTGGACTCATTTTATGCAATCAGACCTGAATGCCAAAGTGACGTTCCGAAAATCCGATTTAAGCCGAGG GCAGGGAAAACACTTAGTGCAAGAAGATGGCATGCTGCTTTCTCTCAAGATGGTCATTTAGATATAGAAAAAGTGCTTAGACGGATCCAACGAGGG GGTGTTCATCCATCAATCAAAGGGGTAGTTTGGGAGTTCTTGTTGGGTTGTTTTGATCCCAACAGCACCTTTGATGAACGAAATGAGCTCAGGCAACAGAGGAG GCAGCAGTATGGTGCACTGAAGGCTGAGTGTCAAAAGATGGCGCCTGTTATTGGCAGTGGAAAGTTTATTACAACACCGATTGTCACTGTAGATGGTCGACCAGTACAAGATCTTTCCACCAATGACAATTCACAGGATGATAACAGAGCCACGTCAACACCCTCTCCTCTCGATTCACCTTTAGATGATGGGGGACATGTAGATGATGCTGTGCCAGACAAGAAAGTGATTCAGTGGAAGCTCATGTTGCACCAAATTG GTTTAGATGTTGTTCGCACAGATCGAACACTTGTGTTTTATGAGAGTGAAGCCAATCAGGCGAAGCTCTGGGATGTTCTTGCAGTCTATGCCTGGATGGACAATGATATTGGTTACTGCCAAG GAATGAATGATATTTGCTCTCCTATGGTAATTCTCATTGAAAATGAAGCGGATGCATTTTGGTGCTTTGAGCGAGCAATGCGTAGATTG agagaaaatttcAGGGTTAGTACCAATTCTATAGGTGTGCAATCTCAGCTGGGTACACTTTCAGAAATAATTAAAGCGGTTGATCCTCAGCTCCATCAACACCTTG AGGATCTAGATGGGGGGGAATATCTATTTGCATTTCGGATGCTGATGGTACTTTTCCGTAGGGAGTTCTCTTTTGTGGATGCATTGTACCTATGGGAG TTGATGTGGGCCATGGAATACAACCCAAACATTTTCTCATCATATGAGGAGTCAAGTGCTTCTGCAGATAAAAGTTCTACACAAAACACAAATGGCAAGATGCTGAAGAAGTGTgggaaatttgagagaaaaaatgtGAAGACCGGATATAAGAACCAACACAGTTCTCTTGCTGTTTTTCTTGTTGCAAGCGTCCTTGCAACCAAGAACAAGCGATTCTTGAAGGAGGCCAAGGGTCTGGATGACGTTGTAAAG ATCTTGGGTGACATTACTGGAAATTTAGATGCAAAAAAAGCATGCAACGAGGCTTTGAAACTTCACAAAAAGTACCTGAGCAAG GCAAAGAAATCATAG
- the LOC100251529 gene encoding rab GTPase-activating protein 22 isoform X2, whose product MKNSANGEVDSFYAIRPECQSDVPKIRFKPRAGKTLSARRWHAAFSQDGHLDIEKVLRRIQRGGVHPSIKGVVWEFLLGCFDPNSTFDERNELRQQRRQQYGALKAECQKMAPVIGSGKFITTPIVTVDGRPVQDLSTNDNSQDDNRATSTPSPLDSPLDDGGHVDDAVPDKKVIQWKLMLHQIGLDVVRTDRTLVFYESEANQAKLWDVLAVYAWMDNDIGYCQGMNDICSPMVILIENEADAFWCFERAMRRLRENFRVSTNSIGVQSQLGTLSEIIKAVDPQLHQHLEDLDGGEYLFAFRMLMVLFRREFSFVDALYLWELMWAMEYNPNIFSSYEESSASADKSSTQNTNGKMLKKCGKFERKNVKTGYKNQHSSLAVFLVASVLATKNKRFLKEAKGLDDVVKILGDITGNLDAKKACNEALKLHKKYLSKAKKS is encoded by the exons ATGAAGAATTCGGCAAATGGAGAGGTGGACTCATTTTATGCAATCAGACCTGAATGCCAAAGTGACGTTCCGAAAATCCGATTTAAGCCGAGG GCAGGGAAAACACTTAGTGCAAGAAGATGGCATGCTGCTTTCTCTCAAGATGGTCATTTAGATATAGAAAAAGTGCTTAGACGGATCCAACGAGGG GGTGTTCATCCATCAATCAAAGGGGTAGTTTGGGAGTTCTTGTTGGGTTGTTTTGATCCCAACAGCACCTTTGATGAACGAAATGAGCTCAGGCAACAGAGGAG GCAGCAGTATGGTGCACTGAAGGCTGAGTGTCAAAAGATGGCGCCTGTTATTGGCAGTGGAAAGTTTATTACAACACCGATTGTCACTGTAGATGGTCGACCAGTACAAGATCTTTCCACCAATGACAATTCACAGGATGATAACAGAGCCACGTCAACACCCTCTCCTCTCGATTCACCTTTAGATGATGGGGGACATGTAGATGATGCTGTGCCAGACAAGAAAGTGATTCAGTGGAAGCTCATGTTGCACCAAATTG GTTTAGATGTTGTTCGCACAGATCGAACACTTGTGTTTTATGAGAGTGAAGCCAATCAGGCGAAGCTCTGGGATGTTCTTGCAGTCTATGCCTGGATGGACAATGATATTGGTTACTGCCAAG GAATGAATGATATTTGCTCTCCTATGGTAATTCTCATTGAAAATGAAGCGGATGCATTTTGGTGCTTTGAGCGAGCAATGCGTAGATTG agagaaaatttcAGGGTTAGTACCAATTCTATAGGTGTGCAATCTCAGCTGGGTACACTTTCAGAAATAATTAAAGCGGTTGATCCTCAGCTCCATCAACACCTTG AGGATCTAGATGGGGGGGAATATCTATTTGCATTTCGGATGCTGATGGTACTTTTCCGTAGGGAGTTCTCTTTTGTGGATGCATTGTACCTATGGGAG TTGATGTGGGCCATGGAATACAACCCAAACATTTTCTCATCATATGAGGAGTCAAGTGCTTCTGCAGATAAAAGTTCTACACAAAACACAAATGGCAAGATGCTGAAGAAGTGTgggaaatttgagagaaaaaatgtGAAGACCGGATATAAGAACCAACACAGTTCTCTTGCTGTTTTTCTTGTTGCAAGCGTCCTTGCAACCAAGAACAAGCGATTCTTGAAGGAGGCCAAGGGTCTGGATGACGTTGTAAAG ATCTTGGGTGACATTACTGGAAATTTAGATGCAAAAAAAGCATGCAACGAGGCTTTGAAACTTCACAAAAAGTACCTGAGCAAG GCAAAGAAATCATAG
- the LOC100251529 gene encoding rab GTPase-activating protein 22 isoform X3, with the protein MAPVIGSGKFITTPIVTVDGRPVQDLSTNDNSQDDNRATSTPSPLDSPLDDGGHVDDAVPDKKVIQWKLMLHQIGLDVVRTDRTLVFYESEANQAKLWDVLAVYAWMDNDIGYCQGMNDICSPMVILIENEADAFWCFERAMRRLRENFRVSTNSIGVQSQLGTLSEIIKAVDPQLHQHLEDLDGGEYLFAFRMLMVLFRREFSFVDALYLWELMWAMEYNPNIFSSYEESSASADKSSTQNTNGKMLKKCGKFERKNVKTGYKNQHSSLAVFLVASVLATKNKRFLKEAKGLDDVVKILGDITGNLDAKKACNEALKLHKKYLSKAKKS; encoded by the exons ATGGCGCCTGTTATTGGCAGTGGAAAGTTTATTACAACACCGATTGTCACTGTAGATGGTCGACCAGTACAAGATCTTTCCACCAATGACAATTCACAGGATGATAACAGAGCCACGTCAACACCCTCTCCTCTCGATTCACCTTTAGATGATGGGGGACATGTAGATGATGCTGTGCCAGACAAGAAAGTGATTCAGTGGAAGCTCATGTTGCACCAAATTG GTTTAGATGTTGTTCGCACAGATCGAACACTTGTGTTTTATGAGAGTGAAGCCAATCAGGCGAAGCTCTGGGATGTTCTTGCAGTCTATGCCTGGATGGACAATGATATTGGTTACTGCCAAG GAATGAATGATATTTGCTCTCCTATGGTAATTCTCATTGAAAATGAAGCGGATGCATTTTGGTGCTTTGAGCGAGCAATGCGTAGATTG agagaaaatttcAGGGTTAGTACCAATTCTATAGGTGTGCAATCTCAGCTGGGTACACTTTCAGAAATAATTAAAGCGGTTGATCCTCAGCTCCATCAACACCTTG AGGATCTAGATGGGGGGGAATATCTATTTGCATTTCGGATGCTGATGGTACTTTTCCGTAGGGAGTTCTCTTTTGTGGATGCATTGTACCTATGGGAG TTGATGTGGGCCATGGAATACAACCCAAACATTTTCTCATCATATGAGGAGTCAAGTGCTTCTGCAGATAAAAGTTCTACACAAAACACAAATGGCAAGATGCTGAAGAAGTGTgggaaatttgagagaaaaaatgtGAAGACCGGATATAAGAACCAACACAGTTCTCTTGCTGTTTTTCTTGTTGCAAGCGTCCTTGCAACCAAGAACAAGCGATTCTTGAAGGAGGCCAAGGGTCTGGATGACGTTGTAAAG ATCTTGGGTGACATTACTGGAAATTTAGATGCAAAAAAAGCATGCAACGAGGCTTTGAAACTTCACAAAAAGTACCTGAGCAAG GCAAAGAAATCATAG
- the LOC104879817 gene encoding CRIB domain-containing protein RIC6 has translation MKGLLKGLRYISQIFDNEKEQEMEIGYPTDVKHVAHIGWDGGPSVNTPSWMSVDPGLKDGQPQNSQASRLPDMPRSSRRQSSTGASASVTSEQSDVQRRSRRHHSSSSTSSLPREATGKTKPRQPREGSQGSESPSRNPTDIPRKNRQKKSKDSSKDGGGSSRSRARARSQTSNTYAPSPFSDPGCGTESRFLSNETSAGLEEVGEEGKKCNEV, from the exons ATGAAAGGCCTCTTGAAAGGCCTAAGATACATTTCACAAATATTTG ATAATGAAAAGGAACAAGAAATGGAGATCGGATATCCCACAGACGTAAAGCATGTGGCTCATATAGGCTGGGATGGCGGTCCATCGGTAAATACACCTAGTTgg ATGAGCGTAGATCCTGGATTGAAAGACGGCCAACCTCAAAATTCTCAGGCTTCACGCTTACCGGACATGCCCAGGTCATCGAGACGCCAATCATCCACAGGCGCTTCCGCCTCCGTCACCTCCGAGCAATCAGACGTACAGAGGCGATCGAGGAGACATCATTCTAGCTCTTCAACTAGTTCCCTACCAAGGGAAGCAACCGGTAAAACCAAACCCAGGCAGCCCCGAGAGGGAAGCCAAGGCAGTGAGTCGCCCTCCCGTAACCCAACTGATATACCCAGGAAAAACCGACAAAAGAAATCAAAGGACTCGTCCAAGGACGGTGGGGGGTCGTCGAGATCGAGAGCGAGAGCGAGATCTCAAACTTCTAACACTTACGCCCCATCACCCTTCTCGGATCCAGGGTGTGGAACCGAGTCTAGATTCCTGAGCAATGAAACGTCAGCTGGTTTAGAAGaagttggagaagaagggaaaaaatgtAATGAAGTTTGA
- the LOC100256658 gene encoding piriformospora indica-insensitive protein 2: MALSSSVFVCGLGFLLTLISSFAVSQSQLALNSEEQDSVYQVLDSINSDFPWRSIFPDDLCSSAPHGVVCDYFSGDADNETETPHITELNFGYVSDYSPNPPCSPYSTLNPRIFSSFKYLRKLFFYKCFTQTNVSVPEIPDSFGSSLEELVFVENPSLVGSLSSMIRNFTRLRRLVLTGTGVYGKIPDEVANLTSLEELTLSQNKFSGELTLNLANLKELKILDLSHNHFQGNVSDTIGRLSQLLKLDLSWNRFTGKIPENIKHLQRLAFLDLSYNEFSSPGLPLFLGQMPMLREVYLSGNKLGGQIPEIWEKLGGILGIGLSRMGLIGKIPASMGIFLRNVSYLGLDNNKLEGTVPEEFGFLEKVNELNLENNGLSGRLPFSSKFASRIGGKLRLKGNIGLCVDEGQSTLTFKGSRGSLGTLKICSKPDLPSPVLVHGGSSTIHLYCFYQLMLLGVLGFLFVLA; the protein is encoded by the coding sequence ATGGCTCTCTCTTCTTCTGTTTTTGTTTGTGGTCTTGGGTTCTTGTTAACCCTCATTTCCAGTTTCGCCGTTTCGCAGTCCCAACTCGCTCTCAACTCGGAGGAGCAAGACTCGGTCTACCAGGTCCTGGACTCCATCAACTCCGACTTTCCTTGGCGCTCTATCTTCCCCGATGATCTCTGTTCCTCCGCCCCGCACGGCGTCGTCTGCGACTACTTCTCCGGCGATGCCGATAACGAAACTGAAACGCCGCACATTACCGAGCTCAATTTCGGCTACGTTTCGGACTACTCCCCCAACCCACCTTGCTCGCCCTACTCCACCCTCAACCCACGCATCTTCTCCTCCTTCAAGTACCTTCGCAAGCTCTTCTTCTACAAATGCTTCACCCAGACCAACGTTTCGGTCCCCGAAATTCCGGACAGTTTCGGCTCTTCGTTAGAAGAACTCGTGTTCGTCGAGAACCCATCTCTGGTCGGCTCTCTCAGTAGCATGATCCGAAATTTCACCCGTCTGAGGAGGCTGGTTCTGACGGGAACGGGGGTTTATGGCAAAATCCCAGATGAGGTTGCCAACCTGACCAGCCTCGAAGAGCTCACACTTTCCCAAAACAAATTCAGCGGCGAACTCACCCTCAACCTAGCGAACTTGAAGGAGCTGAAGATTCTCGATCTCAGTCACAACCATTTTCAAGGCAACGTCTCTGATACAATAGGGCGGCTGTCGCAGCTTCTGAAGCTGGACTTAAGTTGGAATCGATTCACCGGAAAAATCCCAGAAAATATAAAGCATTTACAGAGGTTAGCGTTTTTGGACTTGAGCTATAATGAGTTCTCCAGTCCTGGGTTGCCTTTATTTTTAGGGCAAATGCCCATGTTGAGGGAGGTATACCTGAGTGGGAACAAGCTTGGAGGGCAGATCCCGGAAATATGGGAAAAGCTGGGGGGCATTTTGGGAATAGGGTTGTCTCGGATGGGACTAATTGGTAAAATCCCAGCTTCAATGGGGATATTTCTGAGAAACGTGAGTTACTTAGGCCTTGACAACAACAAGCTTGAAGGGACAGTGCCTGAGGAGTTTGGGTTTTTGGAGAAAGTGAATGAATTGAATTTGGAGAACAATGGGCTCAGCGGCAGGCTCccattttcttccaaatttgcCTCTAGAATTGGGGGGAAGCTAAGGCTAAAGGGGAACATTGGGCTTTGTGTGGATGAGGGGCAGAGTACCCTCACTTTTAAGGGCAGTAGGGGTAGTTTGGGGACTTTGAAAATTTGCAGCAAGCCAGATCTTCCCAGCCCTGTCCTGGTTCATGGGGGTTCTTCTACAATTCACTTGTATTGTTTTTATCAGTTGATGCTTTTaggggttttagggtttttgtttGTGTTGGCATGA